AGAAGGTCAGCGACCGCCTGCCCTCGCCGACCTGCTCTCCGGCGTAGACGTCGAAGAGCCGGACGTCCTCGATCAGGTCACCGGCGCCTGCCCGCACCGCCTCGGTCACCTCGGCCGCGGGCACCTCGGCGTCCACCACCAGGGCCAGGTCCAACAGCACCGGGGGGTACGCCGAGATCTTCGGCGACGGCCTGGGGTCGGTCAGCGGCAGCGCGTCGAGGTTCAACTCCAGCGCGCACGCCCGCTTGGGCAGTCCCAGCGCCTCGACGACCTTGGGATGCAGCTCCCCTGCGTGCCCGATCACCTGGCCGTCCACGGTGAACACGGCGCAGCGCCCGGGATGCCACGGCGCGAGATCACCCGCGGCGACCTGCATCTCCACCCCGGCGGTCTCCGCGACGAGCAGGGCGAGCGACACCACGTCCGACCAGTCCGCGGCCCGGCCCGGCCCCCACCAGCCGGACAGTTCACGCCTGCCCGCGAGCACCGCCGCCACATGCACCGGCTGCGCGGGCAGCGCGGCGAACAGCGCGGCGATCTCGTCGTCGGACGGCCGTCGAGTGACAGCCACCTCCGGCATCGGCGCCAGCTGCTCGTCGGGCCGCACGACCTGTCCGATGTGGAACAGCGCCACGTCCCGATGTCCTCGTGCCACATTGCGCACCACGGCGTCGAGCAGGCCGGGCAGCAGGGTCGTGACCATCTCGCCGCGGTCGGCCTCCAGCGGATTGGCCAGTCGCATGGTGCGCCTGCGCGGATCGTCGGCGGGCAGGTCGAGCGCGTCCCAGTCGGCCTTGCCGGCGAACGGGAACGGCAGCACCTCGACGTACCCGGCGGCCGCGATCGCCCTGGACACGGCGCGCCTACGGCGCTGGGCGTCCGTCAGTCCCCGGCCGGCGGGCACGGAGGGCAGGACGGAGGGAATCGTGTGGTAGCCCTCGAGCCGCAGGACCTCCTCGACGAGATCCGCGGGCTGGACGAGGTCGGCACGCCAGGTCGGCGGGGTGGCCTTGACGACAGCGGTCCCCTCCGAGGTGGTGCCGACCTCCACCCGGCAGCCGATCTGCTGGAGTCGCCGCGCCGTCACACCACGCTCGTACCGCACACCGGCGACCTCGTCGGGCAGCGCCAACGGCATCGTCACCGGCGCGGGCACCTGCGGATGTCCGACGTCGGTCAGGCCGCGGTGCAGGCTGCCCTCCGCGTAGTGCGCCAGCGCCTTCGCGGTGCGCTCCGCCGCGACGGCAGGCAGGGCCGGGTCGACGACCCGCTCGAAACGCTTGGCCGCCTCGCTCGGCAGCTTGTGCCTGCGCACCATCCGCCCCACGTTCGCGGAGTCGAAGGAGGCGGCCTCGATGAGGACGTCGGTGCTCTTCGCGCCGATCTCCGTCTGCGCACCGCCCATGACGCCCGCCAGACCGATGGGCCCGGTGTCGTCGCAGATGACGATGTCGTCGGGGTCCAGGGTCCTGGTCTGACCGTCGAGGGTCGCCAGCTTCTCGCCCGCGACCGCCTTGCGGACCACCACGGTGCCGCGCACCTTCGCCGCGTCGTAGGCGTGGAGCGGCTGACCGACCTCCAACATGATGTAGTTGGTGAGGTCGACGGCGAGCGAGATCGATCGGATGCCCGAGAGCATCAGTCGGCGCCGCATCCACCACGGGGTGGGTGCCGTCGGATCGACGCCGGTGACCCGGCGGAAGACGAAGCGAGAACAGGCCTGCTCATCCTCGATCCGCACCGGCCAGGCGTCGCCGTCGGACTCGTGCAGCTCGAGCACGGCGGGATCGCGGAAGGACAGGTCGAGCGCGCAGGCGATCTCCCTGGCCAGCCCGCGCACCGAGAAGCAGTAGCCGCGGTCCGGCGTGATCGCCAGTTCGATGACCGAGTCGTCCAGCTCCAGGTGCCGGGCGGCGTCGGCGCCCGGAGCGGCGGTGCCGGAGGGCAGCACGAGGATGCCCGCGTGATCGTCGCCGAGGTTCAACTCCTTGGCGGAGCAGATCATCCCGTCGCTGACCCGACCGTAGGTCTTGCGCGCGCTGATGACGAAGTCGCCGGGCAGCACCGCACCGGGCAGCGCCACGACCACCAGGTCGCCCTCGACGAAGTTGCGGGCACCGCAGACGATCCCCCGGATGTCGGGCTCGCCGGTCGCCTCGCGGACCACCGGATTCGGGTCGCCCTCGAACGGCCGGTCGGCGTCCTCGGCGTTCTCGCCGTCGCCGGTCTCCGGCGCGGAGTCGCCCAGTCTGCCGACCTCCACCCGACAGAAGCGGATCGGCTTCTTGAACTCGGTCAGCTCCTCGATCTCGACGACCCTGCCGATGACCAGGGGGCCGCTGACCGGGCCGAGGGTGTCGACGGACTCGACCTCGAGGCCGATCCGCACGAACGCCTCAGCCAACTGCTCCGGTGTGATGTCCTCTGGCGGCTCCACCAGGTGCTGGATCAGCCAGGAAACCGGGATACGCACTAGCTCAGGCCTCTCTTGTCGACCGGGTCGTCCGGGTTGCTCCGTCTGGGCGAACCATGCCGAGACGCTGGCGTCGGCTCACGCCTGGACGCCGAAGGGCAGGGTGAAGCGGACGTCGCCCTCGACCATGTCACGCATGTCCGGAATCCCGTTGCGGAACTGCAGGGTGCGCTCCAGCCCCATGCCGAACGCGAACCCGGAGTAGACCTCCGGGTCGACACCGCAGGCGCGCAGGACATTGGGGTTGACCATGCCGCAGCCGCCCCACTCGACCCAGCCCGCGCCGCCCTTGCGCTCCTCGAACCAGACGTCGACCTCGGCGGAGGGCTCGGTGAACGGGAAGAACGAGGGCCGCAGCCGCGTGCGCGCGCCCTCGCCGAACATCGCACGCGCGAAGGCGTCCAAGGTGCCCTTGAGATGGGCCATCGTCAGGCCCTTGTCCACCGCGATCCCCTCGGTCTGGTGGAACACCGGGGTGTGCGTCGCGTCGAGCTCGTCGGTGCGGAAGGTACGGCCGGGACCGACCGCGTACACCGGAAGATCGCGGGACAGCAGCGTCCTGATCTGCATCGGCGAGGTCTGGGTTCGCAGCACCAGACCCGAGTCGGCGGGCGCGACGTGGAACGTGTCCTGCATGGACCGCGCCGGGTGGTCCTTGCCGAGGTTCAACGCATCGAAGTTGAACCACTCGGCTTCCAGCTCCGGGCCTTCGGCGATCTCGTAGCCCATCGCCAGGAAGACGTCGGCGACCCGTTCGGACAGGACGGTCAGCGGGTGCCGAGCGCCTGCGGCGTGCCGGTCGACGGGCAGAGTGACGTCGACGGTCTCCTCCCGCAGCACCCGCTCGTCCCGCTCGACGAGCAGCGCCTGACGGCGGCTCTCGAACGCTGCGTCGATCGCGGTGCGCGCCTCGTTGACCCGCTTGCCCGCCTCCGAGCGGGCGGCGGGCGGCAGCGCACCGATCTCCCTTCGCGCCAGCAGCAGCGGCGATCGATCACCGAGGTGGGCGGGCTTCACGGCGCCGAGCTCGTCCAGGTCGACGGCCTTCTCGAAGGCTTCGCGGGCCGCATCGACCGCGAGGTTCAGGGTCTCCGGCGCGAGCGCCGCGACCTCCTTCGGGTCGTAGCTGTCATTGACTCCGGACATGAGCGCGGGTACTCCCCAGGGTTGCCAGACGGCTGATCTCCTCCCGCGACGTCGATGCCGCAGGCAGCGGCCAGATTTTAGCCGACGAGCCCGACCTGTTCGCACCCTGTTTGCCGCCTGCGTCGAAGCAGTCCGGCGGAGGAAAGGGCCGGAGGCGGGCACACCGGGCCGCCGGACGACGTCGCCGGGCGAACCTCGACATCATCGGGCCCGACGGCAGGCCATCTCGTCACCACAGGCGACCACGCGAACACCCGGAGCGCCCGGCGTCGGCTTCGTATCGGTCCGAGACCTGGTAAAACGCCCCACCCGAGGCCCGCGAGCCGCGACCGACTCGGCACGCGGTGCGGTGACCCGGACCGCGGCTCGGAGCCGTTCACGCCGGGCAGGGGCGGCAGGCATACGGCTGCGGCGCCTCCGACGCGACCGCCGATCGGGCCCCGCGGCATCCCTGTCCCGGCGGCGGGCAGCAGGCGATCTCGAAACGCGACCGTCCCAGCGTGTGCCCGACCGGGGCCGACCGTGCGATCCGTCGCGGTGGACATCGCGGCCTGCGCCGCCGCGTGGGAACGCCCGCCCCGACCCGCAGCCCGGCGAGCGGCTCCGCAGGAGTTCCGCGAGCCGCAGGCCGCCGATCACGGGGCCGGCCTCTGAACTCTGCTCTCCTTGCCGAGCTCCCCCTGTCGAACCGGGCGCGGCGACACCGACCGAGTGTCGAGAAGACCATCCCGAGCGGCATCGCGAACCGACGCGGCCGATCAGCGAACGCGGCTGGTCGCTGCACAGACCGACCGGCGCCCTCGGCGTCGCGCCGTCGTGGGGGTGCGACCGCGAGCGGAACGAACCGCCGTCGCGCCGCGGCTCAGGCTCGCTGCGCCCTGGCCGTGGCGTACAGGCAGACCGCGGCGGCGGTGGCGAGATTGAGGCTCTCGGCCCGGCCGTGAAGCGGGACCGCCAACGCCGTGTCGGCGCCCGCCCGCACCTCCGAGGACAGCCCGTGGGCCTCGCTGCCGAACAGCCAGGCGGTCGGTGCGACGAGATCGCCCGCACGGTCCGCCGCGTCGAGATCCTGGTCGGCTCGGCCGTCGGCGGCGACCAGGCGAAGGCCCGCGTCGCGGCAGGCCGCGACGACCACGTCGACGTCGCGCTCCCTGGCCACCGGGAGGTGGAACAGGCTGCCGGTGGTGGTCCGGACGCATTTGCCGTTGTGCGGATCGACGGCCGCCCCCGCGAAGATCACCGCGTCGGCGCCCGCGGCGTCGGCCACCCGCAGCACCGTGCCCGCGTTGCCCGGATCGGCGATCTCGACCAGCACCGCGACCAGTCGTGGGCTGCCCGCCAACGCGGTCGTCAACGGCACGTCGACGAGACCGCAGACCGCGACGAGTCCCTGCGGGGTGACGGTCTCGGAGAGCCCCGCGGCGGCCTTCTCCGTGATCAGACTGGTGGGAACTCCCGCGGCGCCGGCCCGCTGCCACACCTCGGCATGCCGTTCGGCCGCCTCAGGCGTGGCGAACAGCTCGAAGACGCGACCGGCGTCGCGTTCCGCCCAGTCGAGCGCCTCACGCACGGCTTGGGAACCCTCGGCGAGGAATCGTGCCGCCCGCTCACGACCGGTGCGGCTCGTCAGTCGACGCGCGGCAGCGACCCGAGGGGTCCGCTCCGTGAAGGGAGCCGGAACCGCCCCGGGTCGTGCGATGCGTTGGTCCGCACTCAGGCCAGGTTCTCCTGGTCCTCCGCGGGCAGCGCCGCCTTGGCGGCCTCGGCGAGGACCGCGAACGTCTCCGGGTCGTTCACCGCCAGCTCCGCGAGGATCTTGCGGTCGACCTCGATCTCGGCGAGCCGCAGACCCTGGATCAGCCTGCTGTAGCTGATTCCGTTGATCCGGGCCGCGGCGTTGATGCGGGTGATCCACAGCTTGCGGAAGTCACCCTTGCGCGCCCGGCGGTCCCGGTAGGAGTAGGTGAGCGAGTGGAGCATCTGCTCCTTGGCCTTGCGGTACAGCCGGGAGCGCTGCCCGCGGTAGCCGCTGGCCTGCTCGAGGATCGCACGGCGCTTCTTGTGGGCGTTCACAGCTCGCTTGACGCGTGCCACGGTTCCGTCCTGTCAATCTCTAGGGGCGAGGAGTGCTGGTGCCCCGATGGTGGGTAAAGGTGACGGCTCTCCGGCCGCGGCGCGAGGTCGAGTCGACCCCCGCGTTCGCCGTCGGCGCCGCAGGCGTCAGCGTCCGAGCATCCGCTTGATGCGGGGCGCGTCGTTGGGGGACACCTCGACGGTGCCCTCCAGACGGCGGGCGAGCCTGCTCTCCTTGCGCTCCAGGTAGTGCCGGTGGCCGCACCGCTCGCGGCGGATCTTGCCGGTGCCGGTCACCCGGAACCGCTTGGAGGCGCCGCTGTGCGTCTTCTGCTTCGGCATGTCCTGTCCTTCGTCTCTTCTTCGTCCTGTTCGCCGCCGTGATCGACGGCAGGCTGTCGCACGGCGTGGGAGGGCCGTGTATGACGGCCCGTCCCACGGCCACGTGACCGACTACTCGCCGCCTTCGGCGACCGTCTCGTCGGCGTCGACGCCGTCGCCGGACCTGCCCCTCGGCGGCTGCTTCTTGTGCGGGGCAAGCACCATGATCATGTTTCGGCCGTCCTGCTTCGGCGACGCCTCCACGAAGCCCAGCTCGGCCACGTCGTTGGCCAGTCGCTCGAGCAGGCGGTAGCCGAGTTCCGGTCGGGACTGCTCACGACCACGGAACATGATGGTCACCTTGACCTTGTTCCCGTGTTCGAGGAAGCGGACCACATGGCCGCGCTTCGTCGCGTAGTCGTGCGAGTCGATCTTCGGCCGGAGCTTCTGTTCCTTGATGACCGTGAGCTGCTGGTTACGGCGGGACTCGCGAGCCTTCTGCGCGCTCTCGTACTTGAACTTGCCGTAGTCCATGAGCTTGCAGACCGGCGGCCGGGCCTGCGGTGCGACCTCGACGAGGTCCAGATCCGCTTCCTGGGCGAGTCGGAGCGCGTCCTCGATGCGGACGATCCCCACCTGCTCGCCGTTGGGTCCGACGAGCCGGACCTCCGGTACGCGGATACGGTCGTTGATGCGCGTCTCGGCGCTGATGGGGCCTCCTAGGTTCGTGACGTTCAGACTTGCGCCACGGCACGCGGAGCACCCTTCGGATGACGAAGGCCCCGCCGCCGGTGAAGGCGATCGGGGCCCGTATCCGACCGATCCGTACGACGAGATCGTCGTACCCTGTCCGTTCGGTTCGGCGTCGTACGCGCCGATCGACGACAGACCGACGCCGACCTGGTCGGCGTCGAGACCGGACCCGGCCGCCTGAGGCGGCGACTCGGGTGGGAGCGGGGCTCCACTTGCCGCCCCCGCTGACGCGAAGGCTGGTCGCTCGTGCAAGGGTACCAGCCGTGAACGAGCGGCGACCAGTGGACGGGCAGGACCAGGCTTCGACGGCCGGGGCGGGAGCGGACGAGGTTCGGGAACTCGCCGAGGTGCCCAGTGTCGAGGTGATCAGCCGCGCGGCCGTCATGCTGATGTCGGCCGCGGCGGAGCGCCTCGGCCTGGCAGAGGCCGACCCGGCTACGAGCCCGCATCGCGATCTGGACGAGGCACGACGCCTGATCACCGCGCTCGCCGGACTGGTGACCTCCTCCGCCGAATACCTCGGCCCGCACGCCGGACCGCTGCGTGACGGCCTGCAGACCCTCCAGCGTGCCTTCCGCGAGGGCTCCGCACATCCCGACGCCCCCGGGCAGGGCCCCGGCGAGAAGTACACCGGCCCGGTCTACTGACACCGGCCCGTCTTGTGAGCTCGCCCGTCTTCTGACATCGGCCCCGCCTGCCGGAACCGGCCGCGTCCTCGGGCCCCGGCCGCGGCCGGCACGGCGGCACGGCGCGGAGGCGTGCACACGGCGGGGCTCGGCTCTGGAGGCCGGGCGGGTCGGCTGAGGCCGGATCGTCCCCGCTGCGGCGGCACGCCCGTTCGACGGCGACCTCGTCCCGGTTCGGCGGCGGTGGGCGACGTGCTCGGCGCGACGACACCGTGAGACGGACGGCGAGGAATCTCGCAGTCGATCGGTCTTCCGCGCAGCGATCCTCCCCGCAGCGGCTTTCGCCGCGGGGCCTTTTCCGAAGCGCCTTTCGCCGCGGTGGTCCTCGCCCGGTGGTCTCCCCACGGGTGGGGCTTCCGCCGCAGCCGGTGCGCGCCCGAGCCCCCGCCGCCCGGCCCTCGTCGGAATCCGTCCCCGCAGGCAGGGCCGCGAACCGGGTCGACACGGCCGACGCCGCGCCGGCGTGATCGTCGGAGTTCGTCGCTACCCTCCGTCACGTGTCGAGAACCACGCCCCGCAACGGCCGAGATTCCAGCCTCCTCCGAGTGACTCTGCTGACCTGGGCTGCCACTGCCGGTGTGCTGCTGGTCGCCTCGGCCACCCTGTCGGGCGCACTGCCACTGCCGCCGGGTTTCGGCCTCGGTCTGCCCCGAGGGAGTCTGACCATCGCGCAGCTGATCGTGCTGTTCGCAGGCACGGCCGGGCTGGCCACCTCGATGAGGTTCCGTTCCGGAGCCGACGCCCTGCTCGTGGGCGCGCTCGCCGTCCTGCCCGCGCCGCTGGTCGCCGCGCCCGCTGTCGACCTGTACTCGGCGACACCCGCCGCGTCGACCGTCGTCGCCTCGGTGTCGACGGCCTTCGGGGCGTGCCTGGTGTTCGGCGCCGCGCTGCGCTCCACGTGGTCGCCGATCCTGGACCGAGCCTCGTGGCCGGGGGCGATCCTGCTGGTCGTCGCCCTGATGGCGATCGGGTTCGGCGGTGCCTCCGCGTGGCTGCCCGCGCGGACGCCACTGGTCTCGTTGACCGTGCCGGTCGTACTGCTCGCCTGTGCGGCCTGGGCGTGGCGCGACACCCGGCGCTCCCCCGGAGCGGACGCCGAACCATCGTACGAGCCGACCGGCGCAGAACCGCCCGCCGAGGCGACGGCAGGCGGGGACACGACGGGTGCGGCCGCCCCGACGCGAGAGACGCGGGCCACGCCGAGCGCACGCGCGGAGCCCGACGGGCAGCCCGCTCCGACGTCGGTTCGCCTTCGCGGGCTGGTCGCACGCCTGGCGGTCTGGCTGCCGCTGATCGCCCTCGTCTCGGTCTGGGCGTCGACGCTCCGGTTCGGCACTCCGGCCGGCTGGGTGATCCTCCTGGTCGCGGCGACGGGCGTGGGGGCGGTGGTCTGCCTGCTACCCGGCTTCGGGCGGCGGACCGTGCTCCTCGCCTCGGCGCTGCTCGTTCTGCTGGGCTCGGCCGGCCTGCTGTCCGCCGGGTCACCGTCGAGCGCGACGTTCGGCGGCCTGCCGGGTGAATGGCCGTTGATCCTGCTGGGCACGGTCCTGCTCGCGGCGGCCGCCCTCGGGGTCGCGCGAGCCGAGTCTCGGCGACGGAACCCGCCGGGCGACGCCCTGCCGATGCTGTGCTGTCTCGGGGTCGTCGGCGCCGCGATCCCGGCGTACCTCCAGACCGCGCCGCACTCCGGGACCGCGCCGCGCTTCGAGGAGACGATGCGGGGAATCGAGATGAGTCGGGCCTACGCCACTCCGCTGGACGCCCCGGACGCCGTTCGCCTCGGCGATCTCGGTCTCCCGGCGGCTCCCGGGCTCCCGCCTGCCGTGTCGACCGGGCTGCTGCTTCTCGGCTGTGCCGCGCTGATCGTCCTGGCATGGCCCCGGCCGCGCTCCCCGCACGACGGTGCGGGTCTCACCGGGCTCGACCCGTCGCGAGCCCGGTGAGACGTCGATCAGAGCACCTGAGCCAGGAAGCGGCCGGTGTGGCTGGCCTCGTCGGCCCGTACCTGCTCCGGTGTGCCCTCGGCGACCACGGTGCCGCCGCCCGAACCCCCTTCCGGCCCCATGTCGATCACCCAGTCCGACGTCTTGATGACGTCGAGGTTGTGCTCGATCACGATCACCGTGTTGCCCTTGGCGACGAGTCCGTTGATCACGCCGAGCAGCTTGCGGATGTCCTCGAAGTGCAGCCCGGTGGTCGGCTCGTCGAGCACGTAGACGGTGCGACCGGTCGACCGCTTCTGGAGTTCGGTGGCCAGCTTGACCCGCTGTGCCTCGCCGCCGGAGAGCGTCGGCGCGGGCTGGCCGAGCCGGACGTAGCCGAGGCCGACGTCCACCAGTGTCTTGAGGTGCCGGTGGATCGCGGTGATCGGCTCGAAGAACGTCGCCGCCTCCTCGATCGGCATGTCCAGGACGTCGGCGATGGTCTTGCCCTTGTAGTGAACCTCCAGCGTCTCCCGGTTGTACCGGGCGCCTCGGCAGATCTCGCAGGGAACGTAGACGTCGGGCAGGAAGTTCATCTCGATCTTGATCGTGCCGTCGCCGGCGCAGGCCTCGCAGCGGCCGCCCTTGATGTTGAAGGAGAACCGGCCCGGCTGGTAGCCGCGCACCTTCGCCTCGGTCGTCGCGGCGAACAGTTTCCTGACGTGGTCGAACACGCCGGTGTAGGTCGCGGGGTTCGACCGAGGCGTGCGGCCGATGGGCGACTGGTCCACCTGCACGAGCTTGTCGACGTGGTCGAGCCCGGTCACCCTGGTGTGCCTGCCCGGCACCTGCCGTGCCCCGTTGAGCTTGTTGGCCAGCACGCGGGCGAGGATGTCGTTGACCAGCGTCGACTTCCCGGACCCCGACACGCCGGTGACGGAGACCAGGGCGCCCAGCGGGAAGGACACGTCGATGCCGCGCAGGTTGTGCTCGCGCGCGCCGACGACGGTGAGCCGCCGCCTGCGGTCGATCTTGCGCCTGCCGTCCGGTACCGGGATGGTCCGGCGGCCCGCCAGGTACGACCCCGTCATCGACTTCTCGTTGGCCAGCAGTTCCTGGTAGGAGCCGCTGTGCACGACCGTCCCGCCGTGCTCGCCCGCGCCGGGCCCGATGTCGACCACCCAGTCCGCGGCGCGGATGGTGTCCTCGTCGTGTTCGACGACGATCAGGGTGTTGCCCAGGTCGCGAAGCCTGCTCAGCGTCTCGATCAGCCGGTGGTTGTCCCGCTGATGCAGTCCGATGGAGGGCTCGTCCAGCACGTAGAGCACGCCCACCAGACCGGAGCCGATCTGCGTGGCCAGCCTGATCCGCTGCGCCTCCCCGCCGGAGAGCGTGCCCGCCGCGCGGTCGAGGGACAGGTAGTCCAGGCCGACGTCCAGCAGGAAGCCCAGCCGAGCGGCCACCTCCTTGAGGACGCGGCCCGCGATCATCTCCTCGCGTTCGCCCAGGGCAAGACCTTCGAGGAAGCGGGCGCACTCCGCGACGCTCATCGCGCAGACCTCGGCGATGGACTTGTCGCCCTGGTCGCGGTGCGCCAGCGTGACGGCCAGGATCTCCGGCTTGAGCCGGGTGCCCTGACAGGCCGGGCAGGGCACCTCCCGCATGTAGCCCTCGTACTTGTCCCGCATGAACTCGGACTCGGTCTGCTCCTGCCTGCGCTCCAGGAAGGGGATCACGCCTTCGAACGCGGCGTAGTACGACCGCTCGCGTCCGTAGCGGTTGCTGTAGCGGACGTGCACCTTCTCGTCGACGCCGTGCAGCACGGCCTTCTGCACGCGGGCGGGCAGGCCCCGCCACGGCATGTCCATCTGGAACCCGACCTTCTCCGCCAGCGACTCCAGGAGTCGGGTGAAGTAGTCGGCGGTCTGGCCGGATGCCCAGGGCGCGATGGCTCCCTCGGCGAGGGACAGCTCGTCGTCCGGCACCACGAGTTCGGGGTCGACCTCCTTGCGGACGCCGAGCCCGGTGCACTCGGGGCAGGCGCCGTAGGGCGAGTTGAAGGAGAACGATCGAGGTTCGAGGTCGTCGACGGCCAGCGAGTGCCCGTTGGGACAGGCCATCCGTTCGGAGAACCGGCGCTCTCGGCCGGTGTCGTGCTCGGGGAGGTCGACGAAATCGAGCACGACGAGGCCGTCGGCCAGCCGCAGCGCCGTCTCGACGGAGTCGGTGAGTCGCTGCTTCGCCGAGGCCTTCACGGCGAGCCGGTCGATCACGACCTCGATGTCGTGCTTCTCCTGCTTCTTGAGCTTGGGCGGGTCGGTGAGGGAGTGGACCACGCCGTCGACGCGCACTCGGGAGTAGCCCTGAGTGGGCAGTTCGGCGAAGAGGTCGACGTACTCGCCCTTACGGCCGCGCACGACGGGGGCGAGCACCTGGAATCGGGTGCTCTCCGGGAGCTCGAGCACCTGGTCGACGATCTGCTGCGGGGTCTGCCTGCTGATGGCGTGGCCGCACGTCGGGCAGTGCGGCTTGCCTGCGCGTGCGTAGAGCAGCCGCAGGTAGTCGTAGACCTCGGTGATGGTGCCGACCGTGGAGCGGGGGTTGCGGTTGGTCGACTTCTGGTCGATCGACACCGCGGGCGAGAGGCCTTCGATGAAGTCGACGTCGGGCTTGTCCATCTGCCCGAGGAACTGCCGTGCGTAGGCGGACAGCGACTCCACGTAGCGACGCTGGCCCTCCGCGAAGATGGTGTCGAAGGCGAGGCTCGACTTTCCGGAGCCGGACAGTCCGGTGAACACGACGAGGCTGTCCCTGGGCAGGTCCAGGTCGACACCGCGGAGGTTGTGCTCGCGAGCGCCGCGAACGACGAGGCGGTCTGACACTGTGGTCCCTTCAACTGATCACGTGCCCGAGCGAGAGGTCATCGGCCCGAGTCGGTCGAGAATTCCGTGCGACAGGGTGGCGCACCCGCCGCAGACCTGGGGCATCGCGCTCGGCGAGTCGCGCAACCGAGCGGGCGCAGGCCAGACTCCATGCTAGGTCCGCCCTCTGACAGGAACGGGTCTTCGTGACTGTCCGTCGAGCACTGAGGCTGCCTGAGAGTGCCTAGCCTCACACCAGCGATAAGATTCGCGACTCTCTGCAACGAGAGCCACACGAAGTAGTGGGCAAGTCCCCGATCGGGTGCTTCCTACGTCGGTCGAAACAGGCCTACGCTGGAAGTGCAAGGCACGTCCCCTGAAGTCGGGGAGAGAAGCAGTCATGGCAGAACTCCACCTGTCCCATCCACAGCCTCTCGAAGAGAGCCTGGTGGCGCCCCGGACCAGCGTCGGCGGTGCCGCGGCCAGTGCCGCGGCGGGCCTGCGAGCACTGGAGGTGGCCAACCGGGCGTTGCTGGAGGTGGTGGAGAGCCTGGATGACACGGTCGTGTCCGGGCCCAGTCTGTTGCCGGGCTGGTCCAGGGCGCACGTGCTGACCCACCTGGCACGGAACGCGGACGGCCTGGTCAACCTGCTCACCTGGGCTCGTACCGACGTCGAGCATCCGATGTATCAGAGCGCGGCCGATCGCAACGCCGACATCGAGGAGGGCGTGGACCGCCCCGCACGACTCCTCGGCGAGGACGTACGCGCGGCGACGGAACGCTTCGACGCGGCCGCCGCGGGCCTGGACGAGTCCGCCTGGGCCGCCCAGGTCGTCGGGCGCGGCCGGACGTTCCAGGCCGACGAGATCCCCTGGATCAGGCAGCGAGAGGTGTGGATCCACCTCGTCGATCTCGACGTCGGACCGGGTATCGACGACATTCCCGACGACCAGATCGAGTTGATGCTGGTCGACGTC
This genomic stretch from Actinoalloteichus hoggarensis harbors:
- the uvrA gene encoding excinuclease ABC subunit UvrA, which gives rise to MSDRLVVRGAREHNLRGVDLDLPRDSLVVFTGLSGSGKSSLAFDTIFAEGQRRYVESLSAYARQFLGQMDKPDVDFIEGLSPAVSIDQKSTNRNPRSTVGTITEVYDYLRLLYARAGKPHCPTCGHAISRQTPQQIVDQVLELPESTRFQVLAPVVRGRKGEYVDLFAELPTQGYSRVRVDGVVHSLTDPPKLKKQEKHDIEVVIDRLAVKASAKQRLTDSVETALRLADGLVVLDFVDLPEHDTGRERRFSERMACPNGHSLAVDDLEPRSFSFNSPYGACPECTGLGVRKEVDPELVVPDDELSLAEGAIAPWASGQTADYFTRLLESLAEKVGFQMDMPWRGLPARVQKAVLHGVDEKVHVRYSNRYGRERSYYAAFEGVIPFLERRQEQTESEFMRDKYEGYMREVPCPACQGTRLKPEILAVTLAHRDQGDKSIAEVCAMSVAECARFLEGLALGEREEMIAGRVLKEVAARLGFLLDVGLDYLSLDRAAGTLSGGEAQRIRLATQIGSGLVGVLYVLDEPSIGLHQRDNHRLIETLSRLRDLGNTLIVVEHDEDTIRAADWVVDIGPGAGEHGGTVVHSGSYQELLANEKSMTGSYLAGRRTIPVPDGRRKIDRRRRLTVVGAREHNLRGIDVSFPLGALVSVTGVSGSGKSTLVNDILARVLANKLNGARQVPGRHTRVTGLDHVDKLVQVDQSPIGRTPRSNPATYTGVFDHVRKLFAATTEAKVRGYQPGRFSFNIKGGRCEACAGDGTIKIEMNFLPDVYVPCEICRGARYNRETLEVHYKGKTIADVLDMPIEEAATFFEPITAIHRHLKTLVDVGLGYVRLGQPAPTLSGGEAQRVKLATELQKRSTGRTVYVLDEPTTGLHFEDIRKLLGVINGLVAKGNTVIVIEHNLDVIKTSDWVIDMGPEGGSGGGTVVAEGTPEQVRADEASHTGRFLAQVL
- a CDS encoding maleylpyruvate isomerase family mycothiol-dependent enzyme → MAELHLSHPQPLEESLVAPRTSVGGAAASAAAGLRALEVANRALLEVVESLDDTVVSGPSLLPGWSRAHVLTHLARNADGLVNLLTWARTDVEHPMYQSAADRNADIEEGVDRPARLLGEDVRAATERFDAAAAGLDESAWAAQVVGRGRTFQADEIPWIRQREVWIHLVDLDVGPGIDDIPDDQIELMLVDVITRYRSRDDAPRFGLRVEFADGTERTFFIGSATDDGPPAVRGKAKPVLGWLIGRGDGAELLGTLPALPEWD